The DNA segment TTTCTCGAATTCGATAGATATCTTTTTGAATATCTTTATTCAAATAAAGCTCCTATATATCTACTCTGTAACATTTTTATTGTGTGCATACGCTAATCTCACCTCAGTTCACTCGACAAGATTATCCACAACTCACTGATTTAAAATTTGATTTCCACAATAACAAAAATCATTCTGTGTAGAAAGTGAGCATACGCATAATTTCTGCAGGTTTTACTTTGCGCATTACTAAATTAAAAAAGCAGCGTATCGATATACGCTGCTTTTTAGTGTAAGACATGCTGTTTACTCTAGGTAGGCGTGATGACTCTGTATAACCCTGTTGGTCTTACATAAGAGTTTATTTCAGAGTATTAATCCATTTTTCTCGCTTGCGAAGTGCAGCGAACAACCCAAGGCCAAGCAAGGCAAAGATAGACAATGTGCCGCCGCTTTCTTCCACCACAATCACTTCGTCAACACGGTCACGGTCGCTACTTTCCAGCGGTAAGGCATATAAGCCATCGGTGTCATCGGCGCTAATGGTGGCGACAATATCGCTATAACCCACTTCATAAACATCGATTAATACATCGTAGTGATCCGTTGGATAGCCAGTGTAGAGAGTCGTCAGCACTTCGTAATCGTCCTGCGTCGAGTCACCGTAAATGGTAAACACGTCCGTGGTGTAGTAATGCACCCAAGGGCCACCGTTACGACTGAGGTACAACTCGGCAAACAGATCGGCGCGTTCATTAAGATATGAGCCAAACACATCCACATCGAAGGTCACGCTGAAGGTTTGATAAAAACCATCGTAATCAAAGTCTTCAAACAAACGGCTGCTGGCATCAAAAATCGCAAAGCTGTGATACACGGGCGCACGGTAAGGATCTTCACTGGTCGCACTCGAGCTTGGGATAGGCTGACTCGTGTGCTTAGCAATCACTTGTTCGCGAGTCATCGGAGTCGCGCCCATCAATTGCACGCGATGAGCACTCGGGCTTTTCGCCGATAACGACGGCGCTAAAGATTTGACCGCAGCCGCAGCGGCTTCCCCCACTGTTTGAGCAGGTGCAGCCTGTTGCAGTAGGCTTAAGGCTTGTTGCTCTTGCGCGGCGGCTTGCTCGGTATCGGCTTTTTTCGCTATCCCGATACTGGCCGCACTAAAAGGCGCTAGGTTTGGCTCATCAGAGGATTCTGCATTTACCACGAATGATGTCAGTAATGCGCCTGCCAATGCCATCGCCTTAACGAAAGCGGTGTTTGTGGTGGTAGCCATACCTTGTTTATTGAGTGCGTTCATCTTGAATACCCCATTGGATAATCCGTTCAAATTGGTGACATTAGAGGGCACTCAAGGTGAACATAAGCTGAACATTAAAATCTGCCGTTTTTGCGAGCAAAAATGCCGTTCAGCCTCAATTCATCTGTTTTGGTTAACACTGCTAATATGTCACACGAACACTGGATATGACTCGTGGGCGCTAAATAGGTTCAGGCGGTAATTTACAAATCGATTTCACCTGAATCACAGTGAATTTTAAAGGAATTGTGTTTACCAATTGGCTGATCTCTATGTGTTTGTTATGGTGATGAGGTATTCTTAGTCGACTCGATAAGCTATCCATCTAGCTATTCACTTAAGATCGCCGAACATGCGCGGGTAACAGATATGAAACTTGGTTTGACACTGACCCTAGTCGCTTGCTTATGCACCTCCTTTGGCAGCATGGCGGGCAATGATAAACACGATGATCGTAATCAATCGCGCGGCCAAGGCGTGAAGAATGAACAGCGCCGCCTAGTGGTGAATAGCCCAGATCAAGCCGTGGCCATGGCGCAACGTCAATATCGAGGAAAAGTGCTCAGCGTGCAGTCGAGTGGTTCGGGCTACCGAGTCAAAATCCTCAATAACGATGGCCAAGTCTTTTCTGTTTCGGTGGATGCCGCCACTGGGCGCGTGTCGAGGAATTAATATGCGACTCTTACTCGTTGAAGACGATTTAGCACTTCAAGCCAACTTAAAACAGCACTTGCTCGATGCTCACTACAGCATAGATGTCGCCAGCGACGGTGAAGAAGGCTTATTCCAAGCCATTGAATATAATTATGATGCCGCGATTATCGATGTCGGTTTACCTAAACTCGACGGCATTAGCCTGATTCGCCGCGTGCGCCAAAAGGAACGCGCGTTCCCCATCTTGATCTTAACCGCGCGCGACAGCTGGCAGGATAAAGTCGAGGGACTCGATGCGGGTGCCGATGACTATCTCACCAAGCCCTTTCATCCCGAAGAATTAGTGGCTCGACTCAAAGCTTTGATCCGCCGCTCGGCCGGTAAGGCGAGTCCTGTGATCACTAACGGTCCCTTTAGTTTAAATACCAGTAGCTTAGAGGTGCGTAAAGGGGATGAACTCGTCACCCTAAGCGGCTCTGAATACAAGCTATTCGAAATCTTTATGCTGCATCAGGGCGAGGTGAAGTCAAAAACCGCGCTCACCGAACATATCTACGATCAGGATTTTGACCTCGACTCCAACGTTATCGAAGTCTTTATCCGCCGTTTACGCAAAAAGCTCGACCCAGATAACCAATACAATCTGATCGAAACCCTGCGCGGCCAAGGTTATCGCTTAAGAGTCATCTCCCCAGATGAGTAAACGTGCGCTTGCATGGCAGTTATTAAACTCCCTCAAAACTCGGCTCGTCCTCAGCGCGCTGCTGTTTATTTTGGTATTACTGCCACTGATTGGGGTCGCCCTCAATGATGCCTTTACCGAACAAGTAAAAAGCGCCGCCAAAAACGAGCTGAGCGCCTATGTGTATTCGGTATTAGCGGTGACAGAGGTCGAAAACAAACGGATTTTTATCCCCGAATTAGTGCTCGAAAACCGCTTTAACCTGATCCAATCGGGCCTCTATGCCATTGCCACCACAGAGAATGCCGAGCATCAGCAGAACATAGTCTGGCATTCGCAATCCTTTATGGGCATCACGCCGCCAGAGCATTTTACGATTCCTCCCACGGGCAAGAGTGCATTTGAGCAAATCGACCTCGATGGTGCGCCGCATCTTATCTACAGCTTTAGCGTCAGCTTTGCCAGCCTGAACGAAAACGTGCCTGTGACTATCCATATCATTAAGGATGAGTTGGAATTTCAACAGCAAATTGCCCAGTTTAATCAACAGCTTTGGACTTGGTTGTTGATCTTAATCCTAGTCATGCTGGTGTTTCAGTTGAGTTGGTTGATTTGGACTATTAGACCGCTGGCACGCTTTACCCAAGAACTGCACGATGTCGAACAGGGTAAATCGACCCAGCTCAGTAGCCAGTACCCGAGCGAGTTGCAGGAAGTCGCGCGGCAATTGAATATCCTGCTCAATACCGAGCAAACCCAGCGTAAACGCTATCGCAATGCTCTTGCGGATTTGGCCCATAGCTTAAAAACACCACTCGCTGTGATTAAGAGCCAAGCAGACTTAAGCGAGGCGTCGAGCGAGCAAGTGTCGAATATCAGTCGCATCATCAGTCATCAGCTTAAACGCGCCCAAACGGCAGCATCGGCATCATGGCACTTAGGGATTAAGGTGGATGAGGTTGGCGCCAAATTGCTTCGCACCTTAGCCAAGATTTATCGAGAACCGCAGATAGATCTCAGTGGTGAAATGGCCCCACAGGCCGTATTTAAGGGCGATGAGGCCGATCTCACCGAAATTTTAGGTAACTTGCTCGATAATGCCTGTAAGGCTGCCAAGTCACAGGTCAAATTAACCGTCACAGGCAATGCCTATCAGTTACAGCTCTGTATTGAGGACGATGGTCCTG comes from the Shewanella mangrovisoli genome and includes:
- a CDS encoding choice-of-anchor H family protein, translated to MNALNKQGMATTTNTAFVKAMALAGALLTSFVVNAESSDEPNLAPFSAASIGIAKKADTEQAAAQEQQALSLLQQAAPAQTVGEAAAAAVKSLAPSLSAKSPSAHRVQLMGATPMTREQVIAKHTSQPIPSSSATSEDPYRAPVYHSFAIFDASSRLFEDFDYDGFYQTFSVTFDVDVFGSYLNERADLFAELYLSRNGGPWVHYYTTDVFTIYGDSTQDDYEVLTTLYTGYPTDHYDVLIDVYEVGYSDIVATISADDTDGLYALPLESSDRDRVDEVIVVEESGGTLSIFALLGLGLFAALRKREKWINTLK
- a CDS encoding PepSY domain-containing protein — translated: MKLGLTLTLVACLCTSFGSMAGNDKHDDRNQSRGQGVKNEQRRLVVNSPDQAVAMAQRQYRGKVLSVQSSGSGYRVKILNNDGQVFSVSVDAATGRVSRN
- a CDS encoding response regulator transcription factor encodes the protein MRLLLVEDDLALQANLKQHLLDAHYSIDVASDGEEGLFQAIEYNYDAAIIDVGLPKLDGISLIRRVRQKERAFPILILTARDSWQDKVEGLDAGADDYLTKPFHPEELVARLKALIRRSAGKASPVITNGPFSLNTSSLEVRKGDELVTLSGSEYKLFEIFMLHQGEVKSKTALTEHIYDQDFDLDSNVIEVFIRRLRKKLDPDNQYNLIETLRGQGYRLRVISPDE
- a CDS encoding ATP-binding protein, producing MSKRALAWQLLNSLKTRLVLSALLFILVLLPLIGVALNDAFTEQVKSAAKNELSAYVYSVLAVTEVENKRIFIPELVLENRFNLIQSGLYAIATTENAEHQQNIVWHSQSFMGITPPEHFTIPPTGKSAFEQIDLDGAPHLIYSFSVSFASLNENVPVTIHIIKDELEFQQQIAQFNQQLWTWLLILILVMLVFQLSWLIWTIRPLARFTQELHDVEQGKSTQLSSQYPSELQEVARQLNILLNTEQTQRKRYRNALADLAHSLKTPLAVIKSQADLSEASSEQVSNISRIISHQLKRAQTAASASWHLGIKVDEVGAKLLRTLAKIYREPQIDLSGEMAPQAVFKGDEADLTEILGNLLDNACKAAKSQVKLTVTGNAYQLQLCIEDDGPGISEALQTQIFERGIRADSYRQGNGIGLAIVRDLVDSYNGRISVSRSENLGGAKFTVNFTHSA